The following nucleotide sequence is from Cucumis melo cultivar AY chromosome 1, USDA_Cmelo_AY_1.0, whole genome shotgun sequence.
GGATATGATTAACTATAAGTTATTTTTTCCAGATTTGTTAGTTGGGTCGTTATGTTTGAAACTAATTAAAACATTTCTGCAGACATAGGCACTTTGGACTTGGCAATATGTGTCAGTGCGAAGATAATTACTTTTAGTTcatatttgattcaatttatgTTTGATTTAGCTCATTAATCCCTAGATCAATTGTAATATTTTAACACATTCATGCAGTATATCCTTTATTGATCACATCATATAACTATGATACTCAATTGTTGGTAGCATTAAAAGTCACTATCTTATGTACATGTTAACTAATGAACAGCAAACTATCTTATGTACATGTTAAATTAATACATATGAATGAAAAATAATGGAGGCTCATTAGATTTTGTGTCAATTAGAATTCAAATGAGCGTTCCATGTTAATGTATGAACTCTTTGACATGTTTGAAGTACAGTAGATGAAAGATTAAGAAATGCCTTAGCCATACAAACTACACAATAACATGTTAATTATTGTGTAGCTTTTCAACGTcgcatttttttctaaaattatgatatataaaaaatttcaaattgcaAAAAACGCAAAAGAAtgtgaaatttaaaaaaatgaacaatttttttttcattagaAAGAAAGTCAAGGACTGTAACAAGTGATTAAACGTATATCACATGCTAATACGTAAATAATGTTAATGCTATTAGGGAGTGGGTGAGAATAAGAAGTGTAGTTAGTGACGTAGGTAGGCGAAGGTATAAGTTGGAGCTAGGAATGTGTGAACCAAAAGAAAATAAGGGTGGTTAGAACGTCAATTTtgttcattttaatttatatgtACCATAACAAGATCGACACTAGCTAGTTTTATCTAATATGGCCAAACCTACCAATTTTATTTGACTATATACTCTTGAATCACTAAGTTACTAAAAAATTTAAGATAGTAGGTGAAAACATATTTAATATCTTACACTTATCAAGAAAGACCCAacaaatgaaaattaatattaatcAAGAAGAAATATTGTTGTAAAAACGTAAACACACGGCTAAAATAATCTTAGAaaactttgaaaattttcttggATACCATTTTAAATCATCTAGATTATTGAAAAATTTAATATCTAACGTGTACTTTAACACCTAACCCAAAGAAAATTAGTTTGGATAAGAAAGAAGAATTTTGGGGAGATGGAGAAAATAGGGTTAGGGTGATGAAGACTTGTTgaagaaaaagggaagaagaagacCTAACTTGATTGGAAAAAGTGGGAACAAAGAACAACTTCCCCCAACCATATCCCATTTGGATTATTCCATTTCTAGCTAACAGTACTTTCTATATATAATTAAGATTACATTACTGATTAAGCTGATCTAATATTTAAAAACAGGCTCTAAAGCAAAATATGTTAGATACCCTCCATTTTTAAATTAACCACTAAATTTGAGTTTAGCTAATTGATTAAGATATATATGAGGACTAAACTGTAACAtattaattttaagtttttaagtTTATATCTACTGTTGAACcaaaaatagaaattataaaaaaaaaaaaaaaaatcaaaattttagatCTGAATTATTTTTGGGTTTAAAATTTTTCAAAGGTTTATGGGCTAATCCTTATGTATACCTTTTTACAAGAAAAGAACAAAGGATTTTACTGTCTAATTTCTTGGATGTAAATCAATATAGTTTTGGGAATGATAAATTCAAAACACATGCATTATAATTTTCATATCGATTTTGCTCcataaatagagaaaaaaatcatgaaattttgtaataatataacaataatGGTTAGATTATACAGAATTATCCTTGATTAAAACTTCTCATTATTCAAGGTTGGGCTGATATAGAACCCTACTTTATTATATTAACTAGATTTCTTTTTGGGGTTTTGttagaataataaaaataaaacaaaatattactCTTTAATTATGACAAAAACTCATTgaaatatatttacaatttttattaatatataatataaggtAGAGGAGtcaacaatttaatttaaaacgTAAAAGATTATAACAATTGAGCTATGTCTTAAGTGGTAGAGATTAGAAAACTTATCCCattcaaagaagagaaaagaaaattccaaaattattctctattaaattgattaatgttaaataaattcatttttagtAGGAAAGCTATattttatagaataatttcatcTAAATAAtaagtataataaattttattttttaatgttttctttttttcttttctatacaatataaatagttatcgaatttttctatttttgaaaaatcatactctttaaaattagaaaaaaatccttttcaaaataataatattaagcACTGATGGTTGGAGGAGCCGAGAATGGAAATGAATTCTCTTCCCGCCGTAATAGTAATCCATTGAGCAACCCCCGGGGGGGACGTGGATTCTCTGATATCACAGTGTTTTAGGGTTCTCTAATGGCGGAATTTTCTTCAAAAGAGGAGCTCGTCCGGCTAATCAAGAGGTTCGGGAGTAATCTGAGTGTTAAACTCTCCAGTTTATTCTCGATATTGTTTCAAACTCGGGTTTGTTTTCCATTCCTTTCGTCGCGTTTTGCAGTTGATTTTTGGAAATTTCTGTTTTCAAATTCTGCTTCTCTTCTAGATTTTGTAGTGACGGTTCTGGAATTTGTGTTAAATGCTTAGCCCCATGATTCCGCATGATTGGTATATAAAGCTTTCCGGCTCTCTTAATTGATTTGTTAATGCTGTAAAGTGTGTAGTAAGATTGTTGTCTTTCCCAAGTTGTGATGTTCTCGCCTTCACTCCGGTAAATTATGACTGATGTCGGATGATTGTTTCAAATTGGCCAGCATCTAGAGCTGTAGGTTTACTAATTCTTAAAGATTTTATTGTTTGTGAGCAGTAACCTCAGATGCTGGTTGGTGGTTTGATTTTAACTATAATCATTATTGTGGTTCGTATTAGTTTGCTGTTAGTCGAGGTGCAGTGATAtctataataatattactacTAATATTAATAACGAtgataaatatttcaataaaGAGCTTATAGAAAAAACCCCGTATCCTGGAGTTGCCGGACAAAAGGGtcatttttaatgaaaacatAGATTCATTGCAAGGAAGTTTAATGGCTTCGGAGGTGTACACTAAAATCCCTTCAGGAAGGGAGATCGAAACTCTAGCATTTTCCACAGAATTTTGTGGCCAGCAGGATGAATAGCTTAATTGTAGACGTTTGGAGGAGCTGACCAGTGATGTGAGAAGTCGAGTTGTGACCTGTAAAGCTTGAATTTTTTTACTTCTTTGTCTAAAGGTTGGTAAAAATCTCTTTCCCAGGCATCTAACCTAGGATCCTATCTCACTTGTCGAAAGTGTCAAAGTTTGACTGAAATTCAATACTTCAATCGTAGATCGTAGTCTTCGATCCTGGTCTACATCTTTAATAAGTCTTGGAATAAGATCATCTAATGAGCAATGACTATGTTACAAGACTATTTTGGAATGGTGAAGAACAAACACAAGTTTTACATGGAAATCCTAGTTTAGGGAGATAAACCACTGTGCAAatctttcttattattttcttattaaaacTAATGATACAGGTGAGGATTAATTTATAGGCAATAGAAGCCtaactaaaataatgaaaaacaaTCAGGGCAACATAAAAGACTAAAAAACCCCCGGGCTTTCAACATACAACAAGTCTGCTAATTCTAACAACATCAGTAAAAGGGGGTGGAAGAAGTGTTGGAAGAGGGATTGTAGCCAATTTTTCCTCAATCACTATTAAATATCAAGTTGTGTTTGTGGGAGAAGGAAAAATTTAGGATCTCATCCTTGTTATCAACACAGTCAAAGATGAGTGAGAAGTAAAAAGGCAGAAGGGGGGGTCTATAAACTTAACCATGAGAAACTGTACTGTTTGGTGATCAAAGTTTGTGATTACCAATCTCAAGGAAAATTCTTTGGCTCTAATTCAGGAATGTGCATCAGAGGATTCCTTTTGCATACAATCTTCATAGCCTATATTTTATGAGAGATCAAGAGGAAAGTTAAATGCTTGAGAGGGTTGAATTGAGACCAAGAGATCCTTTATTACCGTACCATTTTTATGGCTTGAGTAGGTTTTTTTGTAGGAGCCATGGAAACAAAGTTGATCATCTCAGTTTGCAAATTACAACCCTCTTGCTCCCTTTGGCAAATTTAAAATTGACCACTTATTTGGGAATCATCGAAAGGatcttttttctaaaagaaaaaaaaaaaaaagtttgatgCATAAATCTGCAATGCAATGGTGAGGATCAATGTCTGGAGAAAGTCAGGTTTTCCTTGGCATTGGCAAGTTCTACTCCATGGATAAACCTCGAGAAATATGCCTTTGTTAATGGATCATTTTTGTTGTATCGTTTGTCGTAAGACAGAGGAAAACTTTGACCTCCTTCTTTGGAGTGTATCTTTGCGAGACCGGTGTAGAATTGTTTTCTTAGGAGTTTGAGCTTGTGATTGCTCGCCAAAGGGACATTTGTTTGATGATTGGGGAGTTCTGCCTCCATCCACCTTTCAAAGAGAAAGGCCGTTTTTTGTGGTTCATGGGGGTGTGTGCTTTGTTGTGGGATATTTCGGGGGAGAGGAACAATGAAGTATTTTGAGGTGTGGATAAGGGCCCTTGGGAGTTTTAGTCCTTGTTGAGGTTTATGTTTCTCTTTGGGCTTCGATTTCGAAGATCTTTTGTAATTATTCGCTAGGCGATATCTTTGTTagttggaaaccctttctttagTGGAGTTTGTTCTTGTGAGCTTGGTTTTTGTATGCTCTTGtattctttatcttttttttcaatGAAGGCAGTtatataaaacaaatgtttGTAGATTAGCGGTGGTCGGCTAATAACTTCTCTTTCACTTTAGCTTAGTAGCCTCTTTGGTACTTGGAACTTTCCATGGGAATCGATCCTCAAAGTAGGCATATCTAAAGGAATCCCCTAGTCACATATCTAAAGGAGGAAGACTTACTCTAGTTTAAGTTGTCCTTgcaaatctttcaactttttggTCTTCAGAGCTCCTAGTAGTCCAACTAATGAGGTTGCAAGATCGTGAGGAATCCAAAGTGGGCATAGTCCAACAGTTATTGATGGGTTGTTGTACATTTTTTGAGGATGGAAGTATGAGTTCAAACATCGAACTTATGCACTTTTGTGACGTGGTTGCTGGAAAGAAACAAGAGAACCcgaatatattaaaatataaatgatattAAATTACATGATAAACCAAGTGTCCGAGGTGCTTGGACCCTCCCAAACTTGAGATGCTCTCACGTCGTAGTTCATATTTCAAAATATAGCTTATCTTCCTCATTCCTTTAACCTCTATTTATAACCCAACTTCCCTAACAAACTCATTGACCAGTTGCTAATATGCTCTCaatactttaattttttactCATAGCATTCCTATCACAGTGTGTGTCGATGGTAAAACACAGGTGCTGCAAAGTACTAATTTTTGTTGGAACCTGTTTTTGATAGAGTTGTCTGTTTTCTTTGGGCAGTGGCAGGTGTAACAGATGTTCAACTAAGATCACAATTTGATGCTTCATGTTctaatttgttgcagaatttcCGATCTCTTAGTGCTGTTGCGGGTTTGGCTCTTGCTGTCATATTCTCATGGAAACTGTTAAGACCACCTAGTGGACATCGCAGAAGACAACCAAAAAGGCAATCTTCTTCGGCAGGCAACTCTGACATCGGCACAAGTTCAAACTCACAATTGATTACTTCTGCAATTGTTTCTCCTTCAGATGACGCAGGTGCACAGAAGGTCAGTTGTGGTTTAGGAAAAATACATCTTTTGTATTTGTAGTTTGAAAAGGTTTTCACTTTCATCCTTAAGTTTCACACACTATAACTTCTTAAGTTTGGTTCCTAGAATAATTATTTCATTACTGGTACTAGCAAAAATTTGATTGAGCAAATCAATTGATATTGTGCCTTACATGTCTATTGAATTTTGATAATATGGCAAGttgtattaattttatttatttgatatgTGAAAGAAAACCAAATATGCAATTTATATAGAATTATTAATCAATATGCTTGACACGTCAGTTAAACATTGCTGTGATATCATTTAACTTGCTCAATCAGATCCTATTAGCATCATTAATATAATAGGCATTTCAAAGACCAACTTGGACCAGATTtacaatttattattattaattacatAGTTTGTAATGAGTGTGATTTTTCTCAGCCAACTTTGGAGCAAATTATTAGACAGAAGCTTGGTGGTGGAAGAAAGGTAATGAAAACATGTCCGATGACCCTTCATATAGTGAAAGCTAAAAATGAGTTATTTGATTAGAAAAGGATAACCTTTGAAGTCTAATCTCATTGACCATTCATCACACGTAAGATTAACCTTTCAAGTTGATATTTATCATACTACGTGCCCAAAAGCTTACCCAGTGAAGTCGACCTTTCATCTTGTAAAAGTATACGACAGTTTATAAATTGTAATGGCAAGTTCTGATTCCAAATTCTTGTTATTTTAGGTAACTTGTCGTCTACTTGGAATAATTTTGGAGGAAAGAAGTCCAGAAGAGCTGCAGGCTGTGGTACTTTTCCTGTCTGTGTGTTTTGGAGTGAAATTGTCTTTGAGAAATAATCATGGTTTTGTGTTGGCGTTTGGTAATGCTGTTGACAGAATCAAGCAACCGTAAGGTCCTCTGTCGTGGATGTGCTTTTAGAGCTCACAAATTATTGTGATCTCTATTTGATGGAAAGAGTTTTTGATGAGGAAAGTGAGGTGAGACTATAATTTATCAGGATGAACTTTTCAATCTTAAGTGAAGTCTGTAAAATGCTCTCACTTTAAATGGTTGGCATAGAAGATTTGTGCTCTTTCTCCTGGTGCTCTTCCTTTTGCAATATCTTCATATACCatcatattattagttttaataCTGAGAAAATACTTTGTGCAGAGAAAGGTTATTGTGGCTCTAGAAGATGCTGGTGTTTTCGCATCAGGTGGCTTGATCAAGGATAAGGTTGGCCCCAAAtgaactttatttatttcatcttgCTCGGTCAAAGTTTCGACTGCTTATTCTTCATAGTTTCCTTATCCTTATGAGGTTAATAAATTGATCCTAGTGTTTACGTTATATTTTATTTGCATGTTTCTTGGTTGCTGCAGTGTGTTGGGCGTTTAGCATCCTTTtgtctattatttctttttcctacTAAATTTCTTAATGTTTTTGGCATCTCTCCCCCATTAAGACCTGTGAGAAGCTAGCTGAGCTATGTTTACATGGTTGAGAAGCTGGGTTCTTAACATTAATCTTGACATGTTATCTGAATATGATCACTTTGTGATTTCAGCTGCCTCTTTTTGGTAACTTATTTTTCCTTGAATTTTGTACTTCTTTGTTTAGGTTCTCTTCTGTAGTACAGAAAATGGGAGGACGTCTTTTGTTCGGCAACTGGAACCTGATTGGCATATCGACTCGGATCCTGAAATCATATCCCAACTAGCGGTATGTTTCCATATAATTTACCAATCCAAGTTTATTGAGGGTGATCACACATCAAGGTCCACTTACTAATCTTTAAAAATTGAACTGTTCACTACTTTTAGCTATTGACACTTGTAGACTTTGTTATGTTATCTACTCTCTGACAATGTTTTCAAATATCCATATCAAACTGCACAAAGTAGTTTTAAGgaacttatttttatttttagaatttaactAAGAAATCTTTTAAAAACCATATGCTATATTGAAAATTTTACATATTTTTCAAAACGAACCTGCGAAGtaagtttgttttttaaatgCCACAGAGATTCATCACGTGTCAGCTTCACATATCTCAAGTGAAGCCTGAGAGGATGGCCTCTAATGTTTTCACGTCGGCATCACTGGAGCACTTCTTTCAATGCAACATGACAGAGACCCACCAGAAAGTATATATGTAGaatttgtcttcttcttcttagaTTTTGTgtgcattattattattattattattcgtTCAGACGATTTCTCCGTTTCAGCCTTCAGATAAAAAAAGAATGCTGGGTTTTGTTTAATAGCTTTATGAATAGCAAATCGGATTAATGATATTAACAAGATGACTTCTTCCCATCCCTAGGAATGACCCATTTCCCTTTCTCGTGCGTTCTCCACTTTAggtttatttgtttatttctttgtAGAATGTAAGTGACAATCAGGAAAGGGGAAGGTCCGCATAGACATTTCTTCAAAATGCTCTTTTGAGGTCTCACAACACATCAATAAAATCATACttttgaaaggaaaaagaaattttcaaaaactattttcaaatataacaaaataaaattaatttttttacaaaatatcacGTTTTATCTACCACAGATTTTACCAttattgtaatattttaaatattttactatagttgtaaatattttcaagaacTTTAACTTTTCGAATTGTTAAAACATGTTCCTAAATTTCTATTCTAATTCTATTACTTCTACGcttattttgctatattagaAAATGACTCCGATaggtttaaaatattttttttgttataaaatgttttcaatttgaatttataaagttaaaagatcaaaataatacttaaaaaattaaacaacatgacataaatatttatttaactaaattaatttattattttcaaaaattggttggtatattataaaattaaagcTTTTCTTCAGATAAAAAGTCTTCATTTTTGTGTGGAATAGATCCATTCTGAATGCTCGAAACTTGAACCTGTAAATCATATACATGCAGCCTTCACTAACGAACAAGTAAATTAGTGCACAACGAATTGCTTCgacaaaataatttgaaaatagcAATCAAAATCTGCCAAGAAGAAATAGAATGAGGGAAGGTTTACCACCGATGTCTGATTTCTAATAAAACTGGAAATTACAAGTTTTAACAAGAAACCATAAAAACCCCATCCTGCGCAACTCTCTAAGTAAACCAATACTTTCACTATACTAAGAGTTGTTCTAACCTCTACAGCAGCATCACCCAATTGTTAAGCGTCGTCCATGTATTCCTTTTCATCGTCGACCACCTCCACATCTACATTTTGATCTTCACCCTCATACTGCAATCCGAATTTTATCATGTTAGATGATATAAACAGTAGGGGTTCAAGATTGATGAAAGAGACAACCATATTCAACAAGACTCGTGGCTTTCAATATTGATCTGGTTCAAACTTTTTCATGTTCAAGATAAAACTTGGATTCGATCTGGGATGTGCAAAAAAGTTTCAGTTATATCTATAGATTGAATGAGAAAAATGACAAGTACACTTCTTTCTAAAGTATTTACAAGAGAACAGAGGAAAAAGTTGGTGAAATTTTGAGAAGTTGCTAACCTTTGAATGGCTGAATTCACGAATTGGAGGTGGTGGTGGAGGAGGAAGGAAAGGCAGGCTGCCAGATGCAGCCTCCATAGAACTTTCCCTCGGTTCTTTCTCTTCATGGTTGATTTCCAAGTCAATATCAACTTCCTCATCGACTGCATGGCCAGCCATGCTGGTTAATGGCACTGCAACACCTGAATCTAGACCCCTAACCTGCATATTTGAGTTCAGAATTAAGGGCATAGACGAACAATAGAATTTATTGATGTCATTTGTAATGTATGGAAGGTTTCAAATTGATCTTGCAAGACAAAGATAGAAACAACTGTTAAAGAACTATGGAAGAAGCGAAATAAACAGGTAGTAGAACACTTCACACCACCATAACCTATAAACTTTGCACTCCATATGTCATAACTAATCAGACATCAACACCTCAAAGACACATGGTAACTtgtgaaaacaaataaaattgacTAGAAAAATATGAGTCACCTTGTCTGCAGAAGAAACACTACTAGATGTCCTTCCCCTCCTTTGCCTGCTTTCATTTGCTGTAGGTATCAGATCATTGATTTCATTGCCAACCATCtcaattttgctatatgttgaTTTAGCAGGATGGGCATTCCACCGAGAGTTCCTTCTCAATCTGCCCACTGCCTCTTTATTTCCTTTGTTTAAATCAGCTAATGTAGCACCCACACATATATTATTAAGTACGGAAGTAAAAAGGCTCCAACACGAAGAACACCGTAATTAAAAtataacccccccccccccccaaaaaaaagaaaaaaaaagattcacCACTGCAACCACAAAGAAACAAGAAGATTACACTGATACATCTTGAAATAAACAAGAGAGCTTACTGGGGGTGAAGGCAAACTAATAGATTTGTTGTTTAAAATGGCACATCTATATGAAGAAACTATTAATTACTAAGTTTCAAAAGGCACCTCGTTTTGAGTTTTCTGCAATATCTTGAACAGCATGCATCTTCCTCTTGCTTGCAGAAGTGTCTCTTTGAAGGCCATGAAAAGGGTCAGATGCATGATAACCAGGTTCATCTCCATCGCTCACAATATTGATACTTGAGTCTTCTTCATTGGCACCAATTTTATTAACATCTGACCCCAGCTGATCCCCCAATTGTTGCAGGCGGACTTGCGACCTACACATAGAAAAGTTACCATAATTTCCTGAAAATCATCACCAAAAGAAAACGCAATCAAAAGAATAGGACAAGTAAACTTGCCGGTTCAGTTCATCTTGTAACCTTGAGTGACGATTATGTGCTTTGACAAACTtcttgatttttgattttatccTGAATATTAAAGATCCAACAAAAGTAGGAATAAGAGGCAGGTGTCCACATTCAGCAGGAAACATGACAACAACGTGTACCTTCTACACTCCTGCCTCTCATTATATAATTGAGATTCTAGTTCCTGAACTCTAGAAGCCAAACTGTCCACTTCTTGAATTTTCTCGTCCAGGTAGACCTTCAAATGACAAAGAAAATTTTGCTAATATCTTCAATGTATATTCATAGAATCATTTCATTTAAAGAATCTGGTTATATATTATCTTGAATGCATAGCTCTATCAAAATGCCAACAATACACATAACACTTAGACAGCACAAAGCACCTTCGCACTTAAGAGAGATTCACTTTCGACGATCGTAGAAGAATTAAGGAATCAAATACTTActctaattttcaattttaacctTTAGGTCAACTTGAATGCAAAATAGGTAACTACAAAGATTTAGTATGCAATCAAGATGCTGAATTCTCACCTAAAAACTGTTACCATAATCTACCTACCTGAAAAACCCCTGACCTTCTCATTATTACAACTCCATAACTAACCAACAAGTACACTTAATATAAGCACCACCTATCGCCTTGTTGCCTAGTTGATGAACATACGATTGTGACTCTTAATATAAGCACCAGAAGAACATTGAATCAGACCATTTTTTTAAACAAGATTTTAACATTTCGCTCACAGTCTAGCTTAGTAACCCTGTCAATTTTAGCATCTGGCTTCCTCTTGTGCatgatttttctttcaaattctcCTGTGTCCGACTTCCCAAGCAACTTTATCTTCTTGATTATCTTACATATATCGATGTATCTCAATGGGTAGGCTGACCCAACAAACTTTCGCCTCAAAAAATTTGATGAATATCACGACGATCTAGAAAAATAGAATCAGTCAGGTCGCACCTCTTTTTTACAGATCCATTCTAAATAAACCCCATTCCACTCATATTGTGCTTGGCTTCTTGCCCATGCGCCATCAGTGGACTGCTGCACACAAAAGGCTTCAACCAAAAAGGTAGGGAAGTTCGAGGGAtgatcaatttttctttttaaaaaaaagga
It contains:
- the LOC103495581 gene encoding zinc finger CCCH domain-containing protein 13 isoform X6; protein product: MMVGRKLFKTKLCVLYQKGHCSRPSCSFAHGNAELRRFAAASIGRTEYRGNDLRHKLDSRHSPQQERDSRGRHVPREYSSSWSLERHSDRKRRKKEHGDACRDYSGNLRISDRNEEHDRQGKISSVSRDTLEGQLNKMQTDIEMAEQRKHQAEVYLDEKIQEVDSLASRVQELESQLYNERQECRRIKSKIKKFVKAHNRHSRLQDELNRSQVRLQQLGDQLGSDVNKIGANEEDSSINIVSDGDEPGYHASDPFHGLQRDTSASKRKMHAVQDIAENSKRANESRQRRGRTSSSVSSADKVRGLDSGVAVPLTSMAGHAVDEEVDIDLEINHEEKEPRESSMEAASGSLPFLPPPPPPPIREFSHSKYEGEDQNVDVEVVDDEKEYMDDA
- the LOC103495581 gene encoding zinc finger CCCH domain-containing protein 13 isoform X3; protein product: MVYSWAWIFLYLFIISMDLLELAWRHSYCSLFCFSSFPCNGRTEYRGNDLRHKLDSRHSPQQERDSRGRHVPREYSSSWSLERHSDRKRRKKEHGDACRDYSGNLRISDRNEEHDRQGKISSVSRDTLEGQLNKMQTDIEMAEQRKHQAEVYLDEKIQEVDSLASRVQELESQLYNERQECRRIKSKIKKFVKAHNRHSRLQDELNRSQVRLQQLGDQLGSDVNKIGANEEDSSINIVSDGDEPGYHASDPFHGLQRDTSASKRKMHAVQDIAENSKRADLNKGNKEAVGRLRRNSRWNAHPAKSTYSKIEMVGNEINDLIPTANESRQRRGRTSSSVSSADKVRGLDSGVAVPLTSMAGHAVDEEVDIDLEINHEEKEPRESSMEAASGSLPFLPPPPPPPIREFSHSKYEGEDQNVDVEVVDDEKEYMDDA
- the LOC103495581 gene encoding zinc finger CCCH domain-containing protein 13 isoform X7, yielding MMVGRKLFKTKLCVLYQKGHCSRPSCSFAHGNAELRRFAAASIGRTEYRGNDLRHKLDSRHSPQQERDSRGRHVPREYSSSWSLERHSDRKRRKKEHGDACRDYSGNLRISDRNEEHDRQGKISSVSRDTLEGQLNKMQTDIEMAEQRKHQAEVYLDEKIQEVDSLASRVQELESQLYNERQECRRIKSKIKKFVKAHNRHSRLQDELNRSQVRLQQLGDQLGSDVNKIGANEEDSSINIVSDGDEPGYHASDPFHGLQRDTSASKRKMHAVQDIAENSKRANESRQRRGRTSSSVSSADKVRGLDSGVAVPLTSMAGHAVDEEVDIDLEINHEEKEPRESSMEAASGSLPFLPPPPPPPIREFSHSKIESKFYLEHEKV
- the LOC103495581 gene encoding zinc finger CCCH domain-containing protein 40 isoform X4 is translated as MVYSWAWIFLYLFIISMDLLELAWRHSYCSLFCFSSFPCNGRTEYRGNDLRHKLDSRHSPQQERDSRGRHVPQYSSSWSLERHSDRKRRKKEHGDACRDYSGNLRISDRNEEHDRQGKISSVSRDTLEGQLNKMQTDIEMAEQRKHQAEVYLDEKIQEVDSLASRVQELESQLYNERQECRRIKSKIKKFVKAHNRHSRLQDELNRSQVRLQQLGDQLGSDVNKIGANEEDSSINIVSDGDEPGYHASDPFHGLQRDTSASKRKMHAVQDIAENSKRADLNKGNKEAVGRLRRNSRWNAHPAKSTYSKIEMVGNEINDLIPTANESRQRRGRTSSSVSSADKVRGLDSGVAVPLTSMAGHAVDEEVDIDLEINHEEKEPRESSMEAASGSLPFLPPPPPPPIREFSHSKYEGEDQNVDVEVVDDEKEYMDDA
- the LOC103495581 gene encoding zinc finger CCCH domain-containing protein 40 isoform X1, producing MMVGRKLFKTKLCVLYQKGHCSRPSCSFAHGNAELRRFAAASIGRTEYRGNDLRHKLDSRHSPQQERDSRGRHVPREYSSSWSLERHSDRKRRKKEHGDACRDYSGNLRISDRNEEHDRQGKISSVSRDTLEGQLNKMQTDIEMAEQRKHQAEVYLDEKIQEVDSLASRVQELESQLYNERQECRRIKSKIKKFVKAHNRHSRLQDELNRSQVRLQQLGDQLGSDVNKIGANEEDSSINIVSDGDEPGYHASDPFHGLQRDTSASKRKMHAVQDIAENSKRADLNKGNKEAVGRLRRNSRWNAHPAKSTYSKIEMVGNEINDLIPTANESRQRRGRTSSSVSSADKVRGLDSGVAVPLTSMAGHAVDEEVDIDLEINHEEKEPRESSMEAASGSLPFLPPPPPPPIREFSHSKYEGEDQNVDVEVVDDEKEYMDDA
- the LOC103495581 gene encoding zinc finger CCCH domain-containing protein 40 isoform X5; the encoded protein is MMVGRKLFKTKLCVLYQKGHCSRPSCSFAHGNAELRRFAAASIGRTEYRGNDLRHKLDSRHSPQQERDSRGRHVPREYSSSWSLERHSDRKRRKKEHGDACRDYSGNLRISDRNEEHDRQGKISSVSRDTLEGQLNKMQTDIEMAEQRKHQAEVYLDEKIQEVDSLASRVQELESQLYNERQECRRIKSKIKKFVKAHNRHSRLQDELNRSQVRLQQLGDQLGSDVNKIGANEEDSSINIVSDGDEPGYHASDPFHGLQRDTSASKRKMHAVQDIAENSKRADLNKGNKEAVGRLRRNSRWNAHPAKSTYSKIEMVGNEINDLIPTANESRQRRGRTSSSVSSADKVRGLDSGVAVPLTSMAGHAVDEEVDIDLEINHEEKEPRESSMEAASGSLPFLPPPPPPPIREFSHSKIESKFYLEHEKV
- the LOC103495581 gene encoding zinc finger CCCH domain-containing protein 40 isoform X2, whose product is MMVGRKLFKTKLCVLYQKGHCSRPSCSFAHGNAELRRFAAASIGRTEYRGNDLRHKLDSRHSPQQERDSRGRHVPQYSSSWSLERHSDRKRRKKEHGDACRDYSGNLRISDRNEEHDRQGKISSVSRDTLEGQLNKMQTDIEMAEQRKHQAEVYLDEKIQEVDSLASRVQELESQLYNERQECRRIKSKIKKFVKAHNRHSRLQDELNRSQVRLQQLGDQLGSDVNKIGANEEDSSINIVSDGDEPGYHASDPFHGLQRDTSASKRKMHAVQDIAENSKRADLNKGNKEAVGRLRRNSRWNAHPAKSTYSKIEMVGNEINDLIPTANESRQRRGRTSSSVSSADKVRGLDSGVAVPLTSMAGHAVDEEVDIDLEINHEEKEPRESSMEAASGSLPFLPPPPPPPIREFSHSKYEGEDQNVDVEVVDDEKEYMDDA